The following coding sequences are from one Ornithodoros turicata isolate Travis chromosome 1, ASM3712646v1, whole genome shotgun sequence window:
- the LOC135383759 gene encoding uncharacterized protein LOC135383759, with protein MCGNAVALLLGYFNVACGNEKVVDPSEMWRLDAIGITDSAHSQATEERTAFDQFQSAVYKEEGRYVVPLMLKAPKLLSTTNRTVAEARLQRQRKRFEAHPDVLREYDHTVREYFNEGHAERVEPSDQGARHMYYLPHHAVIRREAVTTKVRVVFDASSHEPGSHSLNDILDKGTTLGAELLQLLLQFRCNHIVMTADIRKAFLQIQVRREDRYLLRFLWIERLPSSDEPCPNIV; from the coding sequence ATGTGCGGCAACGCTGTCGCACTCCTTTTAGGCTACTTCAACGTCGCTTGCGGTAATGAAAAAGTGGTAGACCCTTCGGAGATGTGGAGACTTGATGCAATTGGCATAACCGATTCAGCTCATTCCCAAGCTACCGAGGAGCGCACGGCATTTGACCAGTTTCAGAGCGCAGTATACAAGGAAGAGGGACGATACGTCGTTCCCTTGATGCTCAAGGCGCCCAAGCTTTTGTCCACTACGAACCGAACCGTTGCTGAAGCAAGGCTACAGCGTCAACGTAAACGTTTCGAAGCTCATCCGGACGTGCTGCGAGAATATGACCACACAGTCAGGGAGTACTTCAACGAGGGTCATGCGGAGCGAGTGGAGCCGTCGGACCAAGGTGCCCGTCACATGTATTATCTTCCTCACCACGCAGTCATACGGCGGGAAGCGGTGACAACCAAGGTTCGTGTCGTGTTCGATGCCTCTTCGCATGAACCGGGAAGTCATTCGCTTAACGATATACTGGACAAGGGCACAACGCTCGGTGCAGAATTGCTGCAACTTCTTCTGCAGTTCAGGTGCAATCACATCGTCATGACCGCCGACATTCGCAAGGCATTCCTGCAAATTCAGGTCCGACGAGAAGACAGATACCTTCTTCGTTTCTTGTGGATCGAACGACTTCCCAGTAGTGACGAGCCTTGCCCAAACATCGTCTAG
- the LOC135383770 gene encoding uncharacterized protein LOC135383770, producing the protein MELRKWCSSSETLNEQFRADGVSLDDIGQPLVRCKLLGLPWNRPADTIVMTTQNLSSYVATQPATNRVVLQTFARLFDPLGLLGPFLVRAKLLFQELWRRNCTWEEALPEDVHEQWKTWTSELSQLSSFQVPRCVISPATEGAKGQELHVFCDASPMAYGVAVYVRCVMSENSFAPQLLMSKGRLAPLRPVLIPRLELLACLLAARLCHYVRQLPEISQAVAHLWTDSAIALHWICGDAVGQEVFVRNRSSEIRRLTRGFHWHHCWIIQAEPG; encoded by the coding sequence ATGGAGCTGAGAAAGTGGTGCTCCAGTTCCGAAACGCTGAACGAGCAATTTCGTGCAGACGGTGTCTCCCTCGACGACATTGGTCAACCGTTGGTTAGATGCAAGTTGCTTGGTCTTCCGTGGAACCGACCTGCTGACACTATCGTAATGACCACTCAAAACCTGTCATCTTACGTTGCTACGCAGCCAGCTACTAATCGAGTTGTACTTCAGACCTTTGCGAGGCTGTTTGACCCTCTTGGGCTTCTTGGACCGTTTCTCGTCCGCGCCAAACTTCTGTTCCAAGAGCTATGGCGGCGCAATTGCACATGGGAAGAAGCTCTACCTGAGGACGTGCATGAACAGTGGAAGACCTGGACGTCCGAGCTTAGCCAACTTTCATCGTTCCAAGTCCCACGTTGTGTCATATCTCCTGCAACGGAAGGCGCAAAAGGACAGGAGCTTCACGTATTTTGCGACGCAAGCCCAATGGCGTACGGGGTTGCCGTTTATGTGAGGTGCGTCATGTCTGAGAACAGTTTCGCTCCACAGCTCCTCATGAGTAAAGGTCGCTTAGCCCCGTTACGGCCCGTTTTGATTCCAAGGCTGGAACTATTGGCCTGCTTGTTGGCAGCCAGGTTATGCCACTATGTCAGACAACTTCCCGAGATCTCACAGGCCGTGGCTCACCTTTGGACTGACTCTGCGATCGCATTGCACTGGATATGTGGTGACGCGGTCGGCCAGGAAGTATTTGTACGAAACCGCTCGTCCGAGATTCGCCGCCTAACCAGAGGATTCCACTGGCACCACTGCTGGATTATCCAGGCGGAGCCAGGATAA